The following nucleotide sequence is from Nitrospirota bacterium.
ATTTGCCAGCTCATCGGTGTTATAGTCAGGCTCCATGCCCCATTTCCCTGTCGGGTCTACATACCTTAGCGGATTATTCAGGGTATAAGAGTAGCGATTCAGAGTCTGAGGGTTTGTATAGCCGGGCTCTACAACATCGGGTGATATAAATTTACAAAGAACAGGGTCGTAATACCTTGCTCCATAGTAATAGAGGTTGGTCTCGCTGTCAAGGACATGAGCCCACCTACGAGGTGGGACTTACGTCTCGTACTTTTCTCTAATCATCTATTTCTATTTTTGTTTGCTTTAGCCGAAGTTGAAATGTCTCAGCTACTTCAGGTTCGTATTGAAAAATAATATGGAATGGAACCGCAGGGCGAGGTTGTTCCTTATCATTTTCCCTCGAAATTGCCCACTCCTCCGCAATATTTTTAAGGATGTCAATAAATCTTTGCAATTCTTCATCACTTTCTTTGCTGAGAATTTCATTTGCCTGTGAGATAAGAAAAATATAAGCATTCCCTTTTAGCCACTCCAAATCCGATAAACATTCATCGAAAGCATCCCAGTTTTCGCCAAAGTAGTACGGAAATTGAAGTGCAGAAGCAAATTCATCAAAGAGACCCGATTTCGTTGTGCACCGTTTCCCACGTAAGACACGAACAACAGCCACTGCCTGAGATATAAGGTAATTCGAAAAATTATCGACTTCTCTCTCTGAACATTTAACTAAATGTATCCAGGGCTTCTTAGGAGAAAGTAAATTCTTAATATCTAATAGTTCTTGCATATGCTTAAGGTGTAATTTCAACAAAAGTTTTATAATGATCGGGTGTATACCATGCTCTACCAGTACTCTCATCAATTACTATCCGTTCTGCTGTTCGACTTTGACCAGAAACATAGGGATCAATATCATATTCTCGATATTTTCCACCTTGGGGCAACTTTCCTTCTCTGTTTTGAAATATTCTACCTCCCTTGTAACCTTGTGGCGGTACACCTTTAGTTTTGATATGTTTGAACACATTGGTTGCTTTTGTAATTCCCTTTACTCCAACCTTCCCCACCCCTCCCAAAAACAAGAAAGGCACATCTCCATAGGTCTGGGGGACAAAGACATCCAGGGCTGATGCTCCAAGGACATTGATGAAGGCTGCTACAGGATAGCCTGCCTGGAGCTTAGCCTCAGCCCTTTGCATTAAATAGCTATGCCCCCATGATACCCAGGAAGCC
It contains:
- a CDS encoding barstar family protein — encoded protein: MQELLDIKNLLSPKKPWIHLVKCSEREVDNFSNYLISQAVAVVRVLRGKRCTTKSGLFDEFASALQFPYYFGENWDAFDECLSDLEWLKGNAYIFLISQANEILSKESDEELQRFIDILKNIAEEWAISRENDKEQPRPAVPFHIIFQYEPEVAETFQLRLKQTKIEIDD